TGATCCTGGAATCCGACGGGGGGCCGCAAGAAATCCGTGCGGTTGACGCCTCTTCCACTCCCCTGAATGCGTCTCTCATGGTGGCGACCGTTGCCGACACCGCCGGCAGCACCGTCCGTCTGGAGCAGCCCCGTGCGGCCGCCATGCATGGCTGGCAACTCGGCGCACGCAAGGCCCTCACCGGCATGGTGCTGGCCAATGCCCTGATTGCCGGGCTGGTATTCTTCCTGGGCCTGTTCGCCGCCAGGGCCAGACGCTGGCAGGCCGGGCACAAGCACAGCGAAGAAATGCTGGTGGCGCTGTTCGAGAATGCCAACCAGTTTGTGGCCTTGCTGGATCCGGCCGGCACGCTGCTCAAGGTGAACCAGGCGGCCCTGCAATGCATCGACGCCCCACGCGACAGCGTGCTGGGGCTGGAATTCTGGCGGCCCGGCTGGTGGCGTGTACCGCAGGAGGCCGCCAGAACCCGTCAGGCGGTCATGGAGGCCCTGGCGGGCCGACCCTCGCATTTTCAGAGCCAGAATGTGGATGCCCGGGGGCGGGCGTTTCCCGTGGACGTGAGCGTGAAGCCGCTCATTTTCGAGCACGATCATGTGGAATACATTCTGGTGGAATGGCGGGATATTTCCGACCTCGTCGCCGCTGCCAAAGCCCTGGAGGAGAGCCGCGGCCAGCTCATGGACATGGCCGCCAGCGTGCCCGGCGTGCTCTTCCGCCTGGAGGAGGTCGACCCCGCCGCCACGGTCCTGTCACAGCGGTTCCGCTTCGCCTTCATCAGCCAGCGCCTGCACCGGCTGTTCCACTTGAATCCGGAGCTGGCCACCCTGGATTGTATCGCCAATTTGATGCACCCCACCACGGCCTTTCTTGAGTCCCTGCAGCGGGCCATAGATTCGCCGCCCCGATGGGAGCACCTGAGCCAATTCACGGATCGGGCCGGCCGCACAGGCTGGGTGCGCATCCGCGCCAGGGTCAAGCCCCTGAAGCAGGAAGACGGCAGCCGGCTGGTGATCAACGGCGTGTTTCTGGACGAAACTGAACACATTGAGGCCGAGGAAGAGCTCAAGAAGGCCCACTCCGCCCTGCAGGAGCAGGAAAAGATGGTCTCCCTTGGTTCCATGGTGGCCGGGGTGGCCCATGAAATCAACACCCCCCTGGGCGTGGCCCTCACTGCCGCCAGCCAGCTGGACAAAGACGTGACCCAGGTGGCCCAGGCCTTTGACGATCA
This sequence is a window from Megalodesulfovibrio gigas DSM 1382 = ATCC 19364. Protein-coding genes within it:
- a CDS encoding PAS domain-containing sensor histidine kinase, producing MPGDSPTPSGLRFHFSRHSLQIVLFAGVFVLLLNGFFIMHYRQSRAQATADALARLEQAAHALADRFRLLQADGTAPDQAQAALQRLLPPQGVLILESDGGPQEIRAVDASSTPLNASLMVATVADTAGSTVRLEQPRAAAMHGWQLGARKALTGMVLANALIAGLVFFLGLFAARARRWQAGHKHSEEMLVALFENANQFVALLDPAGTLLKVNQAALQCIDAPRDSVLGLEFWRPGWWRVPQEAARTRQAVMEALAGRPSHFQSQNVDARGRAFPVDVSVKPLIFEHDHVEYILVEWRDISDLVAAAKALEESRGQLMDMAASVPGVLFRLEEVDPAATVLSQRFRFAFISQRLHRLFHLNPELATLDCIANLMHPTTAFLESLQRAIDSPPRWEHLSQFTDRAGRTGWVRIRARVKPLKQEDGSRLVINGVFLDETEHIEAEEELKKAHSALQEQEKMVSLGSMVAGVAHEINTPLGVALTAASQLDKDVTQVAQAFDDQTLTAEQMTEFIADASEATRLMVANCTRAADLVRSFKQVAADQSVQELRAIDLKEYLDDLVLSLRPQLKRTPHTLEVDCPELLNVVCDPGALAQIVSNLVMNSLNHAFNGTSGAMRLGIVSAPASDMVTLRFEDNGLGMPEAVRRRAFDPFFTTRRGQGGTGLGLHIVYNLVVNSLGGTITLDSTEGKGTAFTITFPRTPAPTA